In Oncorhynchus nerka isolate Pitt River linkage group LG26, Oner_Uvic_2.0, whole genome shotgun sequence, one DNA window encodes the following:
- the LOC115110224 gene encoding zinc finger protein 281-like: protein MSIIQDKLGNDFLRSNGSMDSNFSPGMIMFSHLPPVTSFTRLAAQSVMQDLPGPHEMILKKERDSPDCSMGALGGYGGVGDYVHAMDIKQEKMTEHDYRLPLYPGGPGKSTELLEVSMGNHQNLLVHDLSQGNLPSRLGKESSGKRGRRSNGEEGKPRRKRGEPKQSMMLDSDGGSLWPNGKLHICEHCGASFRSSYHLRRHVLIHTGERPFRCSQCNMSFIQKYLLQRHEKIHSGEKPFCCDQCNMRFIQKYHMERHKRTHSGEKPYRCETCQQFFSRTDRLLKHKRTCGEAIKKDLEPGMLDLGCEDIGQGSYGITQGNAGASGRKRGKSKNSEGGERKRKKAAGPAEAGGLGGAHIHGAPSGGYSLHDYSVENHTVSSSTPPGPSMHHEHHGRAPKMAFKKANRKALDQGGLGQAKHGTMEQGGAVEMVGMGIVQGSEAKSGPTTSNYDDAMQFLKKRRYLNAASSAASVAGGSTNDYEVNVGHLSSQQSVIHGVVSGVMDGDSPLSLLDSSPTGVDKHDRSGIPDEVLQSLLDHYTQKPDGSHHDVHFDLSDQHVALHPVSADGSDLSHDADSPSPSGDKTVIMHEYSRFLLQALERTSHNTGFPLGPGPPATGPFTSSHQRNPLFSDKHIYTTSPLECGFGQPVASPTLPSSVPKSHFAMLSGSSPQHGFHLNSLEPATHQQLTPSQELTDQMEKQHSSSSPSSYQISPSDLGSQKDSQNLASLDPSKGSYTIENFAQAFGSQFKSASRSALSYGADSSGEVDHRIRTPVSEFSGYTSLLADVNEAVSTGSKTPTSQSYR, encoded by the exons ATGAGCATCATTCAAGACAAACTAGGTAATGACTTCCTGCGCTCCAATGGGAGCATGGACTCCAACTTCTCCCCTGGCATGATCATGTTCAGTCACCTGCCCCCTGTGACCAGCTTCACCCGGCTGGCTGCCCAGTCTGTTATGCAGGACCTGCCAGGCCCCCACGAGATGATCCTGAAGAAGGAGCGGGACTCTCCAGACTGCAGCATGGGAGCCCTGGGGGGGTATGGAGGGGTGGGGGACTACGTCCATGCCATGGACATCAAGCAGGAGAAGATGACAGAACATGACTACCGTCTGCCGCTGTACCCTGGAGGCCCGGGGAAGAGCACAGAGCTCCTGGAGGTGTCCATGGGCAACCACCAGAACTTGCTGGTGCATGACCTTAGCCAAGGCAAC CTGCCGAGTCGGTTAGGAAAGGAGTCCTCAGGAAAGAGAGGTCGAAGGTCAAATGGTGAGGAGGGCAAGCCCCGGAGGAAACGTGGAGAGCCTAAG CAATCAATGATGCTGGATTCAGATGGAGGCAGCCTGTGGCCCAACGGGAAGCTCCACATCTGTGAGCACTGCGGCGCATCCTTCAGGAGCTCCTACCACCTGCGCAGACATGTCCTCATCCACACAG GTGAGAGGCCGTTCAGGTGCAGCCAGTGTAACATGAGTTTCATCCAGAAATACCTACTACAGCGGCACGAGAAGATCCACAGCG gagagaagcctttttGCTGTGACCAGTGTAACATGCGCTTCATTCAGAAATACCACATGGAGAGACACAAGAGGACCCACAGTGGAGAAAAGCCATACAGATGTGAGACCTGCCAACAG TTTTTTTCCAGGACAGACCGATTACTCAAGCACAAGCGAACCTGTGGAGAAGCCATAAAGAAGGATCTGGAGCCCGGGATGTTGGACCTGGGCTGTGAGGACATTGGGCAGGGCAGCTACGGAATCACTCAGGGAAATGCTGGGGCCTCGGGCCGGAAGAGGGGCAAGTCCAAAAACTCTGAGGGAGGAGAGCGCAAGAGGAAGAAAGCGGCAGGGCCAGCTGAAGCAGGAGGGCTGGGTGGAGCACACATCCACGGGGCTCCGTCAGGAGGCTACAGTCTCCATGACTACAGCGTGGAGAATCACACTGTGTCCTCgtccactccgccagggcccagTATGCACCACGAGCATCATGGCCGAGCCCCTAAGATGGCCTTCAAGAAGGCCAACCGCAAGGCCCTGGACCAGGGGGGCTTGGGGCAGGCGAAGCATGGCACTATGGAGCAGGGTGGGGCTGTGGAGATGGTCGGGATGGGCATCGTGCAGGGCTCTGAGGCCAAATCGGGTCCCACCACCAGTAACTATGACGACGCCATGCAGTTCCTCAAGAAGAGGCGCTACCTTAACGCGGCCAGCAGTGCAGCATCAGTGGCAGGGGGCAGCACCAACGATTATGAGGTCAACGTTGGTCACCTGTCGTCCCAGCAGTCGGTTATCCACGGGGTGGTATCAGGAGTGATGGACGGCGACTCGCCCCTCAGTCTGCTAGACTCCTCCCCCACGGGCGTGGACAAGCACGACAGGTCGGGGATCCCTGACGAGGTGCTGCAGAGCCTGCTGGACCACTACACCCAGAAACCAGACGGCTCGCACCACGACGTGCACTTTGACCTCAGTGACCAGCACGTGGCGCTGCACCCTGTCTCGGCAGACGGCTCTGACCTGAGCCACGATGCAGACTCCCCCAGCCCGTCTGGAGACAAGACAGTCATTATGCACGAGTACTCCCGCTTCCTGCTGCAGGCCCTGGAGCGCACCAGCCACAACACAGGCTTCCCCCTGGGCCCCGGGCCTCCAGCTACAGGGCCCTTCACCAGCTCCCACCAACGCAACCCGCTCTTTTCAGACAAGCACATATACACTACGTCCCCTCTGGAGTGTGGTTTCGGCCAGCCTGTGGCCTCTCCCACCCTGCCCTCCTCCGTGCCAAAGTCCCACTTTGCGATGCTGTCGGGCTCCTCTCCGCAGCACGGCTTCCACCTAAACAGCCTGGAACCTGCCACCCACCAGCAGCTTACCCCTTCTCAGGAGCTCACTGACCAGATGGAGAAGcaacactcctcctcttccccctcctcctatcAGATCAGCCCGTCTGACCTGGGCAGCCAGAAGGACTCGCAGAACCTGGCTTCTCTGGACCCCTCCAAGGGCTCCTACACGATTGAGAACTTTGCCCAGGCCTTTGGATCCCAGTTCAAGTCGGCCAGCCGCAGCGCCTTGTCGTACGGCGCTGACTCTAGTGGGGAGGTGGACCACAGGATAAGGACGCCAGTCTCCGAATTCTCAGGGTATACTAGTTTGTTAGCCGACGTCAATGAGGCAGTAAGTACAGGTTCCAAAACCCCAACAAGCCAAAGCTACAGATAA